Proteins found in one Paenibacillus dendritiformis genomic segment:
- a CDS encoding CAP domain-containing protein has product MIRFFVLAVLLLVTGCSAQNNTMQNQAAPEQTRISTHAHTAAPNSVLTQASSTATSGTERSSITTKEAENGMPLDLLDLIQTPAGNPANQAPTGNPETKDPTGSTGQAREGLNDTNNNNSSQFEQQVLDLVNQERSKTGLSSLSMSEELSNMAMVKAQDLYNNNYFDHNSPTHGSPFDMMKEFGITYNSAGENIAKGQTTPTQVMNDWMNSPGHKANILNNSYTHIGIAYYNNTWVQEFKG; this is encoded by the coding sequence ATGATAAGGTTTTTCGTATTAGCAGTATTATTATTGGTCACAGGCTGTTCGGCCCAGAACAATACGATGCAAAATCAAGCGGCTCCTGAGCAAACACGAATTTCAACTCATGCTCATACTGCTGCGCCAAACTCTGTCCTAACACAAGCATCATCAACAGCTACGTCTGGGACGGAGAGATCATCGATTACAACAAAAGAAGCAGAAAATGGAATGCCATTGGATTTGTTGGATCTGATTCAAACACCGGCTGGAAATCCAGCAAACCAGGCACCTACAGGAAATCCTGAAACAAAGGATCCGACAGGTTCAACAGGACAAGCACGGGAAGGTCTAAATGATACTAACAATAATAATTCATCCCAATTCGAGCAGCAGGTTCTGGATCTAGTAAATCAGGAAAGATCCAAAACAGGGTTAAGTTCCTTGAGTATGAGTGAAGAATTGTCAAATATGGCTATGGTCAAGGCACAGGACCTGTACAACAACAATTATTTTGATCATAATTCTCCAACACATGGCTCCCCCTTCGATATGATGAAGGAATTCGGGATCACATACAATTCCGCTGGAGAAAACATCGCAAAAGGGCAAACCACCCCTACCCAGGTTATGAATGATTGGATGAATAGCCCAGGCCACAAAGCAAATATACTGAATAATAGTTATACCCATATCGGTATTGCTTATTATAACAATACATGGGTCCAGGAATTTAAGGGATAA
- a CDS encoding ABC transporter permease: protein MGARNFIAQIRQTLLTVCIGSIGVVLIFSCYFVISSITHSKSQWEEKHFGVIGTEIYSRVGLDLTEAQIKDVQTKLQIRNITSLPYVSRVVSVHSGDNNEARGDSIVALGFDFQHARELEPKQPLWSTDPLSAEEAIVSVPLARRLGLGVGETMVISFAGQEVPVTIRDVAEESGLTGFRGTVRAQGTVILSDRLAHQIFGVPEASAHSILLATDKMYSSLPGSSFFTDLIERPIKKEALSHMSMVQSIFTPPFLFFVAVSLFAGILLLAQLFNILKERRKYYLGVLRSLGLSNRNCFVIYLSECTLLCAVITASGVVLGNVLGFGLLSVNVFYIEQLLERYSAYAYPIQPHVDVTATCWIALTMFIVFLLLACFVGRFIKRTSILHLMGKEDNRVNPAQKRLLKILGSLLVTVAFIYFNYFATEGLSDGDRLSAKVFGSIISWLVGIITTAYLMFLLVPWMKRASSVLPHRWLDRLAVTLGTQYPHMRFSRSFGIVLLFTVLSCCLIVMISFASNVEDYAAVNKKDSFLATDAYMSYVDEREKDKLTVNMNEVQEIVQGAAYMDTYRIFVSSPDNALDLTEVTPPANGNKWAYSQVVWGKWLGKVTNCRSLPVRRNFRAMEKYFRP, encoded by the coding sequence ATGGGAGCCAGAAATTTCATAGCTCAGATACGGCAAACGCTACTCACCGTATGCATAGGGTCTATCGGTGTCGTTCTGATTTTTTCTTGTTATTTTGTCATTTCTTCTATAACACATAGCAAATCACAATGGGAAGAAAAACACTTTGGTGTAATTGGTACAGAGATTTATTCGCGTGTCGGACTTGATTTGACCGAGGCTCAGATTAAAGATGTTCAAACGAAGCTTCAAATCAGAAATATTACCAGTCTTCCCTATGTGTCTCGGGTCGTTTCCGTGCACAGCGGAGATAATAATGAAGCCAGGGGAGATAGCATCGTTGCATTAGGGTTTGATTTTCAACATGCGCGAGAATTAGAACCGAAGCAACCGCTGTGGTCTACGGATCCCCTGTCAGCAGAAGAAGCGATTGTATCGGTTCCGCTAGCACGGCGGTTGGGACTTGGTGTCGGTGAAACAATGGTAATCTCGTTTGCTGGGCAAGAAGTGCCTGTAACGATTCGTGATGTAGCAGAGGAAAGCGGATTAACAGGTTTTCGCGGAACAGTGCGGGCACAAGGGACCGTTATTCTCTCGGATAGGCTTGCGCATCAGATATTCGGCGTTCCAGAAGCAAGCGCACACAGTATCTTACTGGCGACGGACAAGATGTATTCATCATTACCAGGCAGTTCCTTCTTTACTGATCTCATTGAGAGACCAATCAAAAAAGAAGCGCTATCTCATATGTCGATGGTGCAGAGTATTTTCACGCCTCCATTTTTGTTTTTTGTCGCTGTGTCTTTGTTCGCGGGAATTCTGCTGTTGGCGCAGTTGTTTAATATTCTGAAAGAAAGGCGCAAATATTATCTTGGCGTGCTCCGATCGCTTGGACTCAGTAACCGGAACTGCTTTGTCATCTACTTAAGTGAGTGTACGTTACTGTGTGCGGTCATTACCGCATCGGGAGTTGTTCTTGGGAATGTACTCGGTTTCGGATTGCTGTCTGTGAATGTATTTTATATCGAACAATTACTGGAACGGTATTCCGCTTACGCCTATCCAATCCAACCCCACGTGGATGTGACGGCAACATGCTGGATTGCGTTGACCATGTTTATCGTTTTCTTACTCCTCGCTTGTTTTGTCGGGCGTTTCATTAAGCGCACATCCATTCTGCACTTAATGGGCAAGGAGGATAATCGTGTGAATCCGGCACAGAAGCGTCTGCTCAAAATCTTAGGTTCTCTCCTTGTCACAGTGGCATTCATTTATTTCAATTATTTCGCCACAGAGGGGCTTTCAGATGGCGATAGGCTTAGTGCAAAAGTATTCGGTTCGATTATAAGTTGGCTTGTTGGAATTATAACAACTGCCTATTTGATGTTTCTCCTTGTACCTTGGATGAAACGGGCATCCTCTGTATTGCCGCATCGATGGTTGGATCGTTTGGCTGTTACGTTAGGCACACAGTACCCGCATATGCGGTTTAGTCGTTCATTTGGCATCGTTTTGTTGTTTACGGTATTATCCTGCTGTTTGATTGTGATGATAAGTTTCGCTTCCAATGTTGAAGATTATGCCGCTGTAAACAAGAAAGATTCTTTTTTGGCTACCGACGCCTATATGTCTTATGTCGATGAGCGGGAAAAAGATAAGCTGACAGTCAACATGAATGAAGTGCAAGAAATCGTTCAAGGTGCTGCTTACATGGATACGTACAGAATATTCGTCTCATCTCCCGACAATGCACTTGATCTTACCGAAGTAACACCTCCTGCGAACGGTAACAAATGGGCATATTCGCAAGTTGTGTGGGGAAAGTGGCTAGGGAAGGTTACCAATTGCCGCTCACTTCCCGTGCGCCGCAATTTCAGAGCGATGGAGAAGTATTTCAGGCCTTGA
- a CDS encoding DUF5677 domain-containing protein, with product MKDKKREKEMSFKGGSTDLNPYQHITQQLEIEFKEHLIVSRELVQKVEIELLNAEQELFFDSELSPLLHLFIKGYKTYRSGILLILQGYSQDALVLCRTLQETLISSEYMLKDITKRSRAFMQFYFHAIDGYINKLKAIDPDIPILTQTYIEDHASKEWGNSKIKYRSEQIGREIEYDLLYTALSKVAHPVPMGFNYYMQEFNKKEEIYFILNAGPGIIGSADAIHYITYFMIQLLLAVSPKLFPNIESFFISLEKKRKSELLIEQIIVRTIRILNIEFPNITIPMMKYHNQSNILVFDPIEENELVIDCSSVLSNEPNFITVESLLGQALGIYKEICSHYTRYPDNPPVNLNAYI from the coding sequence GTGAAGGACAAGAAAAGAGAAAAGGAAATGAGTTTTAAAGGAGGTTCTACTGATTTGAATCCATATCAACATATAACACAACAACTTGAAATAGAATTTAAAGAACATCTAATAGTTTCTAGAGAGTTGGTTCAAAAAGTTGAAATAGAATTATTAAATGCTGAGCAGGAGCTATTCTTTGATAGTGAACTGTCTCCACTTCTACATCTTTTTATTAAAGGATATAAAACATATCGATCTGGAATCCTATTAATTTTGCAAGGATATTCTCAAGATGCTTTGGTTTTATGTCGCACGTTACAGGAAACTTTAATATCTAGTGAATATATGCTGAAAGACATAACTAAAAGAAGTCGAGCATTTATGCAGTTTTATTTTCATGCTATTGATGGATATATCAATAAATTAAAGGCTATTGACCCAGATATTCCAATCCTAACACAAACCTACATAGAAGACCACGCCTCAAAAGAATGGGGAAACTCGAAAATAAAATATCGTTCGGAACAAATAGGGAGAGAAATTGAATATGACTTGCTTTACACAGCATTATCAAAGGTTGCACATCCAGTTCCCATGGGATTCAATTATTATATGCAGGAGTTTAATAAAAAGGAAGAAATATACTTTATATTAAATGCTGGTCCTGGAATAATTGGTTCTGCAGATGCTATTCATTATATAACGTATTTTATGATTCAATTACTTTTAGCGGTTTCACCGAAGTTATTTCCAAACATTGAATCATTTTTTATTTCACTTGAAAAAAAGCGTAAATCAGAACTATTAATTGAACAAATTATAGTTCGTACAATTAGAATACTTAATATTGAGTTTCCAAATATAACTATTCCAATGATGAAGTATCATAATCAAAGTAATATCCTCGTTTTTGATCCTATTGAGGAAAATGAGTTGGTTATAGATTGTTCCAGTGTATTATCAAATGAACCCAATTTTATTACAGTGGAATCACTTCTAGGACAAGCGCTTGGAATATACAAAGAAATATGCAGTCATTATACTAGATATCCAGATAATCCTCCTGTAAATTTAAATGCTTATATTTAA
- a CDS encoding GNAT family N-acetyltransferase, with protein MKKLSIRPVTRDNWEKAIQIKIHEEQVPFVPSIYEGLTYAYIKPWDEALDPFLICEEEVAIGFFYISYTPDSADNYWIGGFQIDKSYQGKGYGKLAMRRIIDFIRETHPHCRLISLTVEQDNTPAQRLYESIGFVNQQEKNQDGEVIYKFFLA; from the coding sequence ATGAAAAAACTATCTATACGTCCTGTCACACGGGATAATTGGGAGAAAGCCATTCAAATCAAGATTCATGAGGAGCAAGTACCTTTTGTTCCTAGCATTTATGAAGGACTGACGTATGCTTATATCAAGCCATGGGATGAGGCGCTGGATCCTTTTCTTATATGCGAAGAAGAGGTCGCGATAGGATTTTTCTATATTAGCTATACACCGGATAGCGCGGATAATTACTGGATTGGCGGGTTTCAAATCGATAAATCATACCAAGGAAAAGGCTACGGCAAGCTGGCCATGAGAAGGATCATTGATTTCATTCGCGAGACTCATCCCCACTGCAGGCTGATCTCCTTAACGGTCGAGCAGGACAACACGCCAGCTCAACGGCTGTATGAAAGCATCGGCTTTGTGAACCAACAGGAGAAGAATCAAGACGGTGAAGTCATTTATAAATTTTTTCTAGCATAA
- a CDS encoding GyrI-like domain-containing protein — MTKKSIKERVSPVRVIELKEMKLVGLRVVCPGDQYVNEIPKASFVLKERLNEINDVVNPVRLIGAFIVGDYSEEEDGYWVCVEVNDISLVPEGMVSVVVPKQRYAVIRHKGPNYEIRNTYEKLHNWIEENKLERLQRSWHLEISDEWGHKEKKIIEVELYDTIK, encoded by the coding sequence ATGACAAAAAAATCAATTAAAGAGAGAGTGAGTCCTGTGAGAGTTATCGAACTTAAGGAAATGAAGTTAGTTGGATTAAGAGTAGTATGTCCTGGTGACCAGTATGTCAATGAAATCCCAAAGGCTTCTTTTGTACTTAAAGAGAGGCTGAATGAGATTAATGACGTTGTAAACCCAGTAAGACTTATTGGTGCATTTATCGTCGGGGATTACTCGGAAGAGGAGGATGGTTACTGGGTATGTGTTGAGGTAAATGATATTAGTCTGGTTCCGGAGGGCATGGTTTCCGTTGTAGTCCCTAAACAAAGATATGCAGTTATAAGACACAAGGGACCTAATTATGAAATAAGAAACACATATGAAAAACTACATAATTGGATTGAAGAAAATAAACTTGAAAGATTGCAAAGATCCTGGCATTTGGAGATTTCAGATGAATGGGGACATAAGGAAAAAAAGATTATTGAAGTAGAGTTGTATGACACAATTAAATAA
- a CDS encoding GNAT family N-acetyltransferase, with amino-acid sequence MLILERAIKNDAPKLAELQKASFDEESKHFNNNEIGGPPGYDSISWQEEMMQICEYLKVLFNGQIIGGALILIESNHVHNLGRIFIDPNFQNQGIGMKVMKEIERSFPDSTKWWLDTPSWSVKNHHFYTKCGFTKVREEGDLYIFEKTL; translated from the coding sequence ATGTTGATACTCGAACGAGCAATAAAAAATGATGCACCAAAACTTGCTGAATTACAAAAGGCCAGCTTTGATGAAGAATCAAAACATTTTAATAACAATGAAATCGGTGGTCCACCAGGATATGACTCCATAAGTTGGCAAGAAGAGATGATGCAAATTTGTGAATATCTCAAAGTACTCTTTAATGGACAAATAATCGGGGGAGCTTTGATATTAATAGAAAGCAATCATGTACATAATCTAGGAAGAATTTTTATTGATCCAAACTTTCAGAATCAAGGAATCGGTATGAAAGTAATGAAAGAAATTGAAAGAAGCTTTCCGGATAGCACTAAATGGTGGCTTGATACTCCTAGCTGGAGTGTCAAGAATCATCACTTCTATACCAAGTGTGGATTCACCAAAGTTAGAGAAGAAGGTGACCTATACATTTTTGAGAAGACTTTATAG
- a CDS encoding ABC transporter ATP-binding protein, giving the protein MIVAKDVRKNYGMVTTPQTVALSGVDLHIHRGEMVSIMGPSGCGKSTLLYTLSGIEPADSGEIWFDKQAIHQMSEKDVSALRLTSMGFVYQQYNLIPVLNVIDNVALPLISQGAQRSVAHKAAKAALEDVMLTDNLKAMPHELSGGQAQRVAIARAIVHNPRVIWADEPTGALDTVTSEAIVTLLGKINADKQVTIVIVTHDPIVASATDRVIRMKDGKLMDSVEHDRAEGAGSDKP; this is encoded by the coding sequence ATGATTGTAGCCAAAGATGTTCGTAAGAACTACGGCATGGTAACAACTCCACAAACAGTCGCATTATCAGGGGTGGATTTGCACATTCATAGGGGCGAGATGGTGAGCATTATGGGGCCATCTGGTTGTGGCAAGTCCACGTTGCTTTATACGCTGTCAGGTATTGAGCCTGCTGACAGTGGCGAGATTTGGTTCGATAAGCAAGCAATACACCAAATGAGCGAAAAAGATGTCTCCGCACTCAGATTGACGTCGATGGGTTTTGTCTATCAGCAATACAATCTGATTCCTGTGTTGAATGTCATTGATAACGTGGCATTGCCGCTTATCAGTCAGGGCGCTCAGAGGTCAGTTGCCCACAAAGCTGCAAAGGCGGCACTTGAAGATGTCATGCTAACGGATAATTTGAAAGCTATGCCGCATGAACTGTCCGGAGGACAAGCCCAGCGGGTTGCAATTGCCCGCGCTATTGTCCATAATCCTCGCGTCATCTGGGCTGATGAGCCTACCGGAGCTCTGGATACTGTGACATCGGAAGCGATCGTAACTTTGTTGGGCAAGATAAATGCAGACAAGCAAGTGACCATCGTTATCGTCACGCATGACCCGATAGTTGCATCAGCAACAGATCGTGTAATCCGTATGAAAGACGGAAAACTAATGGATTCTGTTGAGCACGACAGGGCAGAAGGGGCAGGGAGTGATAAGCCATGA
- a CDS encoding DUF664 domain-containing protein yields the protein MNYARFKTLEEVRSLSKEQLDFLFNDQSNSIGALLLHFAAVEYAYQIETFEKRDFNEEEMNSIGTSTKIRK from the coding sequence TTGAATTATGCAAGATTTAAAACATTAGAAGAAGTAAGGAGTTTATCGAAAGAACAACTCGATTTTCTATTCAATGATCAAAGCAATTCGATTGGAGCATTACTACTGCATTTTGCTGCTGTTGAGTATGCTTATCAGATTGAGACGTTTGAAAAGCGAGATTTCAATGAAGAAGAAATGAATAGCATAGGAACCAGCACAAAAATTAGGAAGTGA
- a CDS encoding histidine phosphatase family protein, whose product MIYVVRHGQTDVNKEGRIQGRNGLPLNENGIKQAEDLRESLQHIMFDYVFSSPQERAVQTAEIATGMQATVDPRLNVYDLGEADGLPKREVKMLGGIPDPSVYKGVEDPRSYAQRVFAFMNELMAKDSLQEANILISGHKCITGCIGAYFNGIPDDWNISIYSSGNGEYKAYPFLFKRNVQL is encoded by the coding sequence ATGATCTATGTGGTTCGACACGGGCAAACCGATGTGAATAAAGAGGGTAGAATCCAAGGGAGAAACGGGCTGCCCTTAAATGAAAATGGGATCAAGCAAGCGGAGGATCTCAGAGAGTCGCTTCAACATATCATGTTTGATTACGTATTTTCTTCTCCACAAGAAAGAGCTGTGCAGACAGCCGAGATTGCAACGGGGATGCAAGCTACTGTCGATCCCAGGCTGAATGTGTATGATTTGGGGGAAGCGGATGGGTTGCCGAAGAGAGAAGTGAAGATGTTAGGGGGCATTCCGGATCCTTCTGTCTATAAAGGGGTCGAAGATCCCCGAAGCTATGCTCAGAGAGTATTTGCCTTTATGAACGAGCTTATGGCGAAGGACAGTTTACAGGAAGCAAATATCCTCATATCGGGTCATAAATGCATCACGGGATGCATTGGTGCCTATTTCAATGGGATTCCTGACGATTGGAATATTTCGATATACTCTTCAGGCAATGGCGAGTATAAGGCATACCCATTCCTGTTCAAACGTAATGTCCAATTATAA
- a CDS encoding MerR family DNA-binding transcriptional regulator yields MNQRLKSLHYNTRLLAGAIIVTQSEVADEMITYKTAEIARCNGLHPNTVRLYEELALIPKPERKPNGYRIFTDLHMEQIKLARTALQVEVLQNGLRKMAIEIIKTSATGNFDKAIQLANSYLQQIQKEQINAEEAIAIAEQLLSGNEQEMDRVVLTRQEAANHLQISMDTLRNWESNGLLTVKRKQNGYGALRRSEQYTPQHLQLTDCTLPHRI; encoded by the coding sequence ATGAATCAACGCTTAAAAAGCCTCCACTATAACACCAGACTTTTAGCGGGTGCTATAATTGTTACACAATCGGAGGTGGCTGATGAAATGATTACCTATAAAACAGCAGAAATAGCACGTTGCAACGGCCTCCACCCCAATACGGTGCGTCTATACGAGGAACTTGCGCTAATCCCTAAACCCGAGCGCAAACCTAACGGCTACCGAATTTTCACGGATCTTCACATGGAGCAAATCAAGCTGGCAAGAACCGCTTTACAGGTTGAAGTTCTTCAAAACGGACTGCGCAAAATGGCAATTGAAATTATTAAGACATCGGCTACCGGAAATTTTGACAAAGCCATCCAACTTGCAAACAGCTATTTGCAACAAATCCAAAAAGAACAAATAAATGCCGAAGAAGCTATCGCAATTGCAGAGCAGTTACTATCGGGCAATGAACAAGAAATGGACCGCGTTGTTCTCACCAGACAGGAAGCAGCCAACCACCTGCAAATTTCAATGGATACTCTAAGAAATTGGGAATCTAATGGTTTACTGACTGTGAAACGAAAGCAAAATGGCTATGGAGCGCTTCGGAGATCAGAACAGTATACGCCGCAGCATTTACAACTAACGGATTGTACACTACCCCATAGGATATGA
- a CDS encoding DUF2971 domain-containing protein, with protein sequence MKIILWPFIAKLDSNFTKEHLDQLATSMRDIFQNEHDTTINDFKNMILNSTYVSCFSETNNSILMWSHYAALHKGFCIEYDFKSLGLSDPRVRMLHPVIYRDEMFDLSNFVNLNTLNNQSVNIYFAIYAAMVNSSVWSYEKEWRLIISNGILENAGSYTVPKPLAIYLEVKVIDQDKNKLVEIANQKRNLSISNEDEK encoded by the coding sequence TTGAAGATTATTTTATGGCCGTTTATTGCAAAATTAGATAGTAATTTTACCAAAGAGCATCTGGACCAACTTGCAACGAGTATGAGAGACATTTTTCAGAACGAACATGATACGACAATAAATGACTTCAAGAATATGATTTTAAATAGTACATATGTTTCATGCTTTAGTGAGACTAACAACTCAATTTTAATGTGGAGTCATTATGCCGCTTTGCACAAAGGGTTTTGTATTGAATATGATTTTAAATCATTAGGTTTATCAGATCCAAGAGTAAGAATGTTGCACCCTGTTATATATAGAGATGAGATGTTTGACCTATCTAATTTTGTTAATTTAAACACATTAAATAATCAAAGTGTAAATATATATTTTGCAATATATGCTGCAATGGTTAACTCATCCGTTTGGTCTTATGAGAAAGAATGGCGATTAATCATTTCCAATGGGATTTTAGAAAATGCAGGTTCTTATACTGTTCCAAAACCACTAGCCATTTATTTAGAAGTTAAGGTTATAGATCAAGACAAGAATAAATTAGTTGAAATAGCCAACCAGAAAAGGAATCTCAGTATATCAAATGAAGATGAGAAGTAA
- a CDS encoding ABC transporter permease → MSDQATVILVDDTLEGTYQVGDQIPLRLLKGGGKEKNLIGEEVVTVAGTFAIGDDNRFQKGSVFIVADELYNKYSTNGAYKWPGEPKGYALLQLTDTDVTAVESIKTLKYHFTKTAGVTVSTPGEDQAIITMIVKAEFTLFSYIMSFMMLMALLGMYVIQIRSVQERVPHMVMLWQMGVSRKSLKQVFIIEGCLIGIVGLISGILVGRLGSEMLMRLAWMGVEFSFPYLKVTGLIIGLLIFIWLFNRFSTAGLRRIQISRTE, encoded by the coding sequence TTGAGCGATCAAGCGACTGTCATTCTCGTGGATGATACATTGGAAGGCACGTACCAAGTAGGCGACCAGATTCCGCTTCGTTTACTGAAAGGTGGGGGTAAAGAAAAGAACCTGATTGGTGAGGAAGTGGTCACGGTAGCGGGAACGTTCGCCATTGGTGATGATAACCGCTTCCAAAAGGGCAGCGTATTTATCGTGGCTGACGAACTCTACAATAAATATAGCACAAACGGTGCTTATAAGTGGCCTGGAGAGCCCAAAGGCTATGCGCTGTTACAGTTGACTGATACAGATGTGACGGCGGTAGAGTCCATAAAGACACTGAAATACCATTTTACAAAAACAGCTGGTGTTACGGTGAGTACACCAGGTGAGGACCAGGCAATCATTACGATGATTGTTAAAGCTGAATTCACGCTGTTCTCTTACATTATGTCATTCATGATGCTTATGGCCTTGCTCGGCATGTATGTGATTCAGATTCGATCGGTACAGGAGCGGGTTCCCCATATGGTTATGTTATGGCAGATGGGGGTAAGTCGAAAATCGTTGAAACAGGTTTTTATCATAGAGGGTTGTCTGATTGGGATCGTTGGGCTGATTAGCGGTATTTTGGTCGGAAGGCTCGGTTCGGAGATGCTGATGCGTTTGGCGTGGATGGGTGTTGAGTTTTCGTTCCCTTATCTGAAAGTGACAGGTCTCATCATCGGATTGCTGATCTTCATCTGGTTGTTCAACCGATTCAGCACAGCCGGATTAAGACGTATACAGATCAGTCGGACAGAGTAA
- a CDS encoding GIY-YIG nuclease family protein: protein MDNQMISRRLQTLNFLDERATMLFPDEYHVCGIYAIINKMNGKLYIGKTSQKIYRYIRKERIEKLRKGEMHNSLLQKEFNSFGEKNFSFFIIEKILNVDSSDFFQKKLHDTLNYLEVFYINKFQSSDRKYGYNYEIGGTNDFTIDDIKLLIEKEFKKRDKWVYGELSGSRKLGFGIREEFINKKIKIPPNGLGTIIDMFLKVDHHLFSFEDYCKKFILTYNDRDYVKENCSLIPWMIAQQIIKKYPDTEIIKEVSK from the coding sequence ATGGATAATCAAATGATTTCTAGGAGACTACAAACACTTAATTTTTTAGATGAAAGAGCTACGATGCTTTTCCCTGATGAGTACCATGTTTGTGGCATCTATGCCATTATTAATAAGATGAATGGAAAACTATATATTGGAAAAACTTCACAAAAAATCTATAGGTATATTAGAAAAGAAAGAATAGAGAAATTAAGAAAGGGAGAAATGCATAACTCCTTATTACAGAAGGAATTTAACTCATTCGGGGAAAAAAACTTTTCATTCTTTATAATTGAAAAAATCTTGAATGTTGATTCATCTGATTTTTTTCAAAAGAAATTACATGATACGTTAAATTACTTAGAGGTATTTTATATTAATAAGTTTCAATCAAGTGATCGAAAATACGGATATAACTATGAAATTGGTGGAACAAATGATTTCACAATTGATGATATAAAACTACTAATAGAAAAAGAATTTAAAAAAAGAGATAAATGGGTTTATGGGGAATTATCTGGGTCTAGGAAGTTAGGGTTTGGAATAAGGGAGGAATTCATTAATAAAAAAATTAAAATTCCACCTAATGGTTTGGGAACCATTATTGATATGTTCCTTAAAGTAGATCATCATTTATTTTCATTCGAAGATTATTGCAAGAAGTTCATTCTCACATACAACGATAGAGATTATGTTAAAGAAAATTGCTCTCTAATACCATGGATGATAGCCCAACAGATAATTAAGAAGTACCCTGATACTGAAATAATTAAAGAAGTATCCAAGTAG
- a CDS encoding helix-turn-helix domain-containing protein, with protein sequence MCLIKCNIRVLMAEHRIDDITELMIRSGLSRNSINKLYKEINIETTKLETLFKLCDTFGCKLSDLIEYTPDN encoded by the coding sequence ATCTGTTTGATAAAGTGTAATATCAGAGTTTTAATGGCTGAGCACCGAATAGATGATATAACAGAGTTAATGATCAGATCTGGACTGAGTAGAAATTCGATTAACAAACTGTATAAAGAAATAAATATTGAGACGACAAAATTAGAAACATTATTTAAACTGTGCGATACATTTGGATGCAAACTATCAGATTTAATTGAATACACGCCTGATAATTAA
- a CDS encoding GrpB family protein, giving the protein MLGLPKGQVFLVPWTEQWEIEFKEEERKIRSEINDSILAIHHIGSTARQGLSAKPIIDIAIEIKLFEEEIHCVPGLVKIGYS; this is encoded by the coding sequence ATGCTCGGGTTACCTAAAGGTCAGGTTTTCCTTGTTCCTTGGACTGAACAATGGGAAATTGAATTTAAGGAAGAAGAGAGAAAAATAAGGAGCGAAATAAATGACAGCATCTTGGCTATTCATCACATTGGGAGTACTGCGAGACAGGGGTTAAGTGCAAAACCCATAATAGACATTGCAATTGAAATAAAATTATTTGAAGAGGAGATTCATTGTGTACCTGGATTAGTGAAAATTGGATACTCATAG